A region of Gemmatimonadaceae bacterium DNA encodes the following proteins:
- a CDS encoding TolC family protein — protein MGTLLSVFAVAAPVLAQDARPAADLQEVLSLTLQYSPRLESARRALDRARGVWQQSGAPFDPLVRSSVTSQREQTLLPPAVGASAASYLGVDGLEYRVEGEKLLRSGISIRPVVQVSQSRTTGVGTAPSGVATAALQVAVPLLNDRGGRVTGAPERAAELALQASGHDLRFVASTVIRDAVTVWWTYMAARDRLVIQLEAETRAQRMTLETQRLVAADERPAADMRQVEANVASKRAARIQAEQRVLEAQRDLALAVGVDPERLTAAFDATSTFPTIDFGPDTSGATARYLALADSAREDVHALRRLSDASRVEADGVTGSLKPRADLALSAGYDGYAARWGVPGLVRPFVQNTSGLKGAVQLSYQWPVLNVGARGRLAQAEAIVRQQDVQLAEARRRAHASVRVAWSAVRASRASLQEASRSVSLYEETVENEMTKFRLGTSTLFDIINAEDALTAARLAAVSSQQAHAQAVVDLRFATGTLVSVDHDAVRAPASRPLTLPN, from the coding sequence ATGGGCACCTTGCTGTCCGTATTTGCTGTCGCCGCACCGGTCCTGGCGCAGGACGCGAGGCCGGCAGCCGACCTGCAGGAGGTCCTCTCGCTCACGTTGCAATACAGTCCGCGGCTCGAGTCCGCTCGCCGTGCGCTGGACCGCGCGCGGGGAGTCTGGCAGCAATCGGGAGCGCCCTTCGATCCACTGGTACGCTCGAGCGTGACGTCGCAGCGCGAACAGACCCTGCTGCCGCCGGCTGTTGGCGCAAGTGCCGCGAGCTATCTCGGCGTCGATGGGTTGGAGTATCGCGTGGAGGGCGAAAAGCTGCTTCGTTCCGGTATCAGCATCCGGCCGGTGGTGCAGGTGTCGCAGTCCAGGACGACCGGCGTTGGTACCGCGCCAAGCGGTGTCGCGACCGCAGCCCTGCAGGTGGCGGTCCCGTTGCTGAACGACCGCGGGGGCCGGGTCACAGGCGCTCCTGAACGAGCGGCCGAGCTGGCCCTGCAGGCCAGCGGCCACGACCTCCGATTCGTTGCCTCGACCGTCATCCGGGACGCGGTCACGGTCTGGTGGACGTACATGGCTGCACGAGACCGTTTGGTGATTCAGCTGGAAGCGGAGACGCGCGCCCAGCGGATGACACTGGAAACCCAACGGCTCGTGGCGGCCGACGAACGGCCGGCCGCCGACATGCGCCAGGTGGAGGCGAACGTGGCGTCGAAGCGCGCCGCGCGCATCCAGGCAGAGCAGCGCGTTCTCGAAGCGCAGCGCGACCTCGCGCTCGCGGTAGGCGTCGATCCCGAGCGGCTGACGGCGGCCTTCGACGCCACGTCCACGTTCCCGACGATCGACTTCGGCCCCGACACGAGCGGTGCGACCGCCCGGTACCTCGCACTCGCGGACAGCGCCCGTGAGGACGTACATGCCTTGCGCCGCCTGAGCGACGCGTCACGTGTCGAGGCGGATGGTGTGACCGGCAGCCTCAAGCCGCGCGCCGACCTTGCCCTGTCGGCTGGATACGACGGGTACGCTGCACGCTGGGGAGTGCCCGGACTCGTCCGTCCCTTCGTCCAGAACACGAGTGGACTCAAGGGAGCGGTGCAGCTGAGCTACCAGTGGCCAGTGCTGAACGTTGGCGCGCGAGGTCGGCTGGCCCAGGCCGAAGCAATCGTGCGCCAGCAGGACGTGCAGCTTGCCGAGGCGCGTCGGCGTGCGCACGCCAGCGTGCGCGTCGCGTGGAGCGCGGTGCGGGCCAGTCGGGCCAGCCTGCAGGAGGCGTCGCGCTCGGTGTCGCTATACGAGGAGACGGTAGAGAACGAGATGACGAAGTTCCGCCTCGGTACGTCGACATTGTTCGACATCATCAACGCAGAAGATGCGCTTACCGCCGCGCGGCTCGCCGCGGTGTCGAGTCAGCAAGCCCACGCCCAGGCGGTGGTCGACCTTCGTTTCGCAACGGGCACCCTTGTCTCCGTCGACCACGACGCTGTTCGCGCGCCGGCCAGTCGTCCGCTCACCCTCCCGAACTGA
- a CDS encoding NHLP bacteriocin system secretion protein — translation MSDSTTVFRKVSLDRLSSPEQLDQVMRVTDARGWIALAALGLLLATAVMWGVVGRLPQKVMGTGILVKSGGVFEVVPTTGGRVIDVAVGVGDVVTEGQVVARIGQEALVERLQQERANLAAARADRDDVVAFGERDVRLQGSYLAQQDSSVRQGIAAAEQTLRWLDERIATQEQLVKQGLMTRNTVLATRQQYDATREKLADLQSQITQLAARRLTVENQRAEEARQAALAIERHEMNVAELERQLRSSSEVTAPETGRILEVMTERGSIVAPGEPILSLDLTGKAVSGLEAVVYVPSVLGKQIRPGMTIQIAPSTVKQEEFGFILGRVTYVSDFPATTRGMRRVLKNEKLVAALSGNDAPYEVRAELQLDPATTSGFRWSSSKGPPLTIQSGTLAFGNIEVAARRPIELVMPLLRRQAGL, via the coding sequence GTGTCCGACTCCACCACCGTCTTCCGCAAGGTATCGCTCGATCGCCTGTCGTCGCCGGAGCAGCTCGACCAGGTGATGCGAGTGACCGACGCACGTGGCTGGATCGCACTCGCGGCGCTCGGGCTACTGCTGGCCACTGCGGTGATGTGGGGCGTGGTGGGCCGACTGCCGCAGAAGGTCATGGGCACCGGCATCCTGGTGAAGAGCGGTGGTGTGTTCGAAGTGGTGCCGACGACGGGCGGACGGGTGATTGACGTCGCGGTGGGTGTGGGCGACGTGGTGACGGAAGGCCAGGTCGTGGCCCGCATCGGGCAAGAAGCGCTCGTGGAGCGCCTGCAGCAGGAGCGCGCGAACCTCGCCGCTGCCCGCGCGGACCGCGACGACGTGGTCGCCTTCGGCGAACGCGATGTACGGCTCCAGGGCTCGTACCTGGCGCAGCAGGACAGCAGCGTCCGACAGGGAATCGCCGCGGCCGAGCAGACGCTGCGCTGGCTCGATGAGCGCATCGCGACGCAGGAACAGCTGGTGAAGCAGGGCCTCATGACGCGCAACACCGTGCTTGCCACGCGCCAACAGTACGATGCGACCCGTGAGAAGCTTGCCGACTTGCAGAGCCAGATCACCCAACTGGCGGCCCGCAGACTTACCGTCGAGAACCAGCGCGCGGAGGAGGCACGGCAGGCCGCGCTGGCCATCGAGCGTCACGAGATGAACGTCGCGGAGCTGGAGCGCCAGCTGCGCAGCAGCTCCGAGGTAACGGCGCCGGAGACCGGGCGGATTCTCGAAGTCATGACCGAGCGCGGGAGCATCGTCGCGCCCGGCGAGCCGATCCTGAGCCTCGATCTGACCGGCAAGGCCGTTTCCGGACTAGAGGCTGTGGTCTACGTGCCCAGTGTGCTCGGCAAGCAGATCCGGCCCGGCATGACGATCCAGATCGCGCCCTCGACCGTGAAGCAGGAGGAGTTCGGCTTCATCCTCGGCCGCGTGACCTACGTATCGGACTTTCCGGCGACCACGCGCGGCATGCGGCGCGTTCTCAAGAACGAGAAGCTGGTTGCTGCATTGTCGGGCAACGATGCGCCGTATGAGGTGCGCGCCGAGTTGCAGCTCGATCCAGCGACGACAAGTGGCTTTCGGTGGTCCTCGTCGAAGGGGCCGCCCCTCACCATCCAGAGCGGCACACTGGCGTTTGGCAACATCGAGGTTGCCGCGCGACGTCCGATCGAGCTGGTGATGCCTCTCCTGCGTCGTCAGGCGGGACTCTGA
- a CDS encoding NHLP leader peptide family RiPP precursor: protein MESPQSRTQEVLDAVLERAARDSEFRRALLESPRAAIHQAFGVRVPDDVRLKFIERDPDLDALVVLPDLIDDTRTLSDDELDGVSGGAGGGSHLMWRGALKTSPRSRRSHY from the coding sequence ATGGAATCACCGCAGTCCCGTACACAGGAAGTCCTTGATGCCGTGCTCGAACGCGCGGCGCGAGATAGCGAGTTCCGGCGCGCCCTGCTCGAGAGTCCGCGCGCGGCCATCCACCAGGCATTTGGCGTCCGCGTTCCGGACGATGTGCGCCTGAAGTTCATCGAGCGAGATCCGGATCTCGACGCGCTGGTCGTCCTGCCTGACCTCATCGATGACACGCGAACCCTGTCGGACGACGAGCTCGACGGTGTGAGCGGAGGGGCAGGCGGAGGTTCTCACCTGATGTGGCGTGGCGCGCTGAAGACGTCGCCACGTTCACGTCGCAGCCACTACTGA
- a CDS encoding NHLP family bacteriocin export ABC transporter peptidase/permease/ATPase subunit, with amino-acid sequence MGVLPGRQGERPRVVARAKTPTILQMEAVECGAAALAMVLAHHGRWVPLEELRVACGVSRDGSKASNVLKAARTYGLVAKGYKKEPAQLREMPVPMVLHWNFNHFVVFEGFRNGMAHLNDPATGPMTVSEAEFDQSFTGVALTFERGEEFRTGGAAPSLLSALARRLPGAHGALLFILLAGLALVLPGVVTPTFSKVFVDDVLVKGLSDWVKPLLWLMLITAIISGVLVWIQQRYLLRLETKLAIETSGRFFWHVLRLPAAFFTQRYAGDIGNRVTINDRIARLVSSDLATTALNAIVIVFYAVLLFQYDILLAGIGVLTAGLNLLALKYVSRRREDLSRRLLQDRGKLMGTAMGGLQTIETLKATGSESDFFSRWAGYQAKVSNAYQDLQFTSQMLSVVPPCLMALNTAMILGVGGLRVMDGHMSMGLLIAFQSLMSLFITPVNRMMDLGSMAQEVKGDLARLDDVLRASRDPLTGAPATSRTVGEPEEASAPLVPAEARAAGLSSQTKLSGRLELRDVSFGYSVLEPPLIERFSLVLRPGSRVALVGGSGSGKSTVAKLVAGLYEPWEGTIHFDGRSRQEIPRDLLTTSIGVVDQDIAMFEDSIEHNLALWDSTVPEQDLVSAARDACIHEEVAARPSGYQSRMEEGGRNFSGGQRQRMEIARALVNNPSILILDEATSALDPTTEKVIDDNLRRRGCTCLIVAHRLSTIRDCDEIILLDRGRVVQRGTHADLHAVDGPYRRLIASE; translated from the coding sequence ATGGGTGTCCTGCCAGGGCGTCAGGGCGAACGGCCGCGCGTCGTGGCGCGGGCGAAGACGCCCACCATCCTCCAGATGGAAGCGGTGGAGTGTGGTGCTGCAGCCCTCGCGATGGTCCTCGCGCACCATGGGCGGTGGGTCCCGCTCGAAGAGCTGCGTGTGGCGTGCGGCGTGTCACGCGATGGTAGCAAGGCAAGCAATGTCCTCAAGGCTGCCCGCACCTACGGACTCGTCGCCAAAGGCTACAAGAAGGAGCCGGCCCAATTGCGCGAGATGCCGGTGCCAATGGTCCTGCACTGGAACTTCAACCACTTCGTGGTCTTCGAGGGATTCCGGAACGGGATGGCACACCTGAACGATCCGGCCACCGGCCCCATGACCGTCTCCGAGGCGGAGTTCGATCAGTCGTTCACCGGCGTCGCCCTCACGTTCGAGCGTGGCGAGGAGTTCCGCACTGGTGGAGCTGCACCGAGTCTGCTGAGCGCGCTCGCGCGTCGGCTCCCGGGCGCGCATGGCGCGCTGCTCTTCATCTTGCTGGCGGGGCTCGCCCTGGTGCTGCCAGGCGTGGTTACACCGACGTTCAGCAAGGTCTTCGTGGACGACGTGCTGGTGAAGGGGCTCAGCGACTGGGTCAAGCCGTTGCTGTGGCTCATGCTGATCACGGCGATCATCTCGGGCGTGTTGGTCTGGATCCAGCAGCGCTACCTGCTACGGCTCGAGACGAAGCTCGCCATCGAGACCTCCGGTCGATTCTTCTGGCACGTATTGCGGCTGCCAGCGGCGTTCTTCACGCAGCGCTATGCCGGCGACATCGGCAACCGTGTCACCATCAACGATCGCATCGCTCGCCTGGTCTCGAGCGACCTGGCCACGACGGCACTCAATGCCATCGTGATCGTGTTCTACGCGGTCCTGCTGTTCCAGTACGACATCCTGCTGGCGGGAATCGGAGTATTGACGGCCGGCCTCAACCTGCTGGCGCTCAAGTACGTGTCGCGCCGGCGCGAAGATCTGAGCCGCCGCCTCCTGCAGGACCGCGGCAAGCTGATGGGGACGGCCATGGGTGGCCTGCAGACGATCGAGACACTCAAGGCGACGGGCTCAGAGTCGGACTTCTTCAGCCGATGGGCAGGCTATCAGGCCAAGGTGAGCAACGCCTACCAGGACCTGCAGTTCACCAGCCAGATGCTGAGCGTGGTACCGCCATGCCTGATGGCCCTCAACACGGCGATGATTCTGGGCGTGGGTGGCCTGCGCGTCATGGATGGCCACATGAGCATGGGCCTGCTCATCGCCTTCCAGTCGCTGATGTCGCTGTTCATCACGCCGGTGAACCGGATGATGGACCTCGGATCGATGGCGCAGGAGGTGAAGGGCGACCTCGCGCGCCTCGACGACGTGCTGCGCGCGTCTCGCGATCCACTCACGGGCGCTCCCGCGACGTCGCGCACGGTTGGGGAGCCGGAGGAGGCATCCGCCCCGCTGGTCCCGGCCGAGGCCAGGGCGGCTGGCCTGTCCAGTCAAACAAAGCTGAGCGGGCGCCTCGAACTCCGTGACGTGAGCTTCGGCTACAGCGTGCTGGAGCCACCACTCATCGAGCGCTTCAGTCTCGTACTGCGGCCCGGGAGCCGCGTCGCGCTGGTTGGAGGGTCGGGGTCCGGGAAGTCCACGGTAGCGAAACTGGTGGCGGGGCTCTACGAGCCGTGGGAGGGGACGATCCATTTCGACGGGAGGTCGCGGCAGGAGATTCCACGCGACCTGCTCACCACGTCCATCGGCGTCGTCGATCAGGACATTGCGATGTTCGAGGACTCGATCGAGCACAACCTCGCGTTGTGGGACTCGACGGTTCCCGAACAGGATCTCGTGAGCGCCGCGCGGGATGCCTGCATCCATGAGGAGGTGGCGGCCAGGCCGTCGGGATACCAGAGTCGAATGGAAGAGGGCGGTCGCAACTTCAGCGGTGGCCAGCGACAGCGCATGGAGATCGCCCGCGCGCTGGTGAACAACCCGTCGATCCTCATCCTCGACGAGGCGACGAGCGCGCTCGATCCGACGACCGAGAAGGTCATTGACGACAACCTGCGCCGCCGTGGATGCACCTGCCTGATCGTGGCGCATCGACTGAGCACGATCCGCGATTGCGACGAGATCATCCTGCTCGACCGCGGCCGCGTGGTGCAACGAGGGACACACGCTGACCTGCACGCCGTGGACGGTCCGTATCGACGGCTCATCGCGTCTGAATAG